From Bernardetia sp., one genomic window encodes:
- the pfkA gene encoding 6-phosphofructokinase, with the protein MKRIGVFTSGGDSPGMNACVRAVVRGALYYGVEVFGIYRGYRGMIENDIHMMTSRDVSNIIQRGGTVLKTARSQRFLTKEGRKKAYENLKALEIDGLIAIGGNGTLAGMQAFSAEYNMPFVGAPGTIDNDLNGTDYTIGFDTAINTALEAIDKIRDTADSLERGFFIEVMGRHCGDIALLTGIGGGAEIVMLPEIVDSLDEIVESIKEMLANKKTSLIVVVAEGDELGNAEELGVKVKEQIPKFKFRVTNLGHIQRGGSPTAADRVLGSQLGLGAVEGLLSGKTNVMVGQLKRKMTYTPIEECLKPRAIDNELVRMLRILST; encoded by the coding sequence GTATTTGGAATTTATAGAGGCTATCGTGGAATGATAGAAAATGATATTCACATGATGACCTCTAGGGATGTTAGTAATATTATTCAGCGTGGTGGAACTGTTTTGAAAACAGCTCGTAGCCAACGCTTCCTAACAAAAGAAGGAAGAAAAAAAGCCTATGAAAACCTAAAAGCCTTAGAAATTGATGGATTAATTGCCATTGGAGGAAACGGAACTCTTGCAGGAATGCAAGCCTTTTCGGCAGAGTACAATATGCCTTTTGTGGGTGCACCTGGAACAATAGACAACGACCTCAATGGAACAGATTACACTATCGGATTTGATACAGCCATCAATACAGCTTTAGAAGCCATAGATAAAATTAGAGATACAGCCGATTCTTTGGAGCGAGGTTTTTTTATTGAAGTAATGGGCAGACATTGTGGAGATATTGCTCTCTTGACAGGCATTGGAGGAGGAGCAGAAATTGTAATGCTTCCCGAGATTGTGGATTCTTTGGATGAGATAGTAGAATCTATCAAAGAAATGTTAGCCAATAAAAAAACTTCTTTAATTGTGGTGGTAGCAGAAGGCGACGAACTTGGCAATGCAGAGGAATTAGGAGTAAAAGTAAAAGAACAAATTCCAAAATTTAAGTTTAGAGTAACCAATCTAGGGCATATTCAGCGTGGAGGTTCGCCCACAGCAGCTGATAGAGTGTTGGGCAGCCAATTAGGCTTAGGAGCAGTAGAAGGACTTTTATCTGGCAAAACGAATGTTATGGTAGGGCAGCTAAAACGTAAAATGACCTACACACCTATCGAAGAATGCCTAAAACCAAGAGCTATTGATAATGAGCTTGTACGTATGCTTCGAATTTTGAGTACTTAG